One genomic window of Brachionichthys hirsutus isolate HB-005 chromosome 22, CSIRO-AGI_Bhir_v1, whole genome shotgun sequence includes the following:
- the nfyba gene encoding nuclear transcription factor Y, beta a, whose product MDGDSSTTDASQLGITGEYMASGHYVLQSQDDDGEESLNDHDDGGIKENFREQDIYLPIANVARIMKNAVPQTGKIAKDAKECVQECVSEFISFITSEASERCHQEKRKTINGEDILFAMSTLGFDMYVEPLKLYLQKFREAMKGEKGIPGISAGESLGDDLTDDSFTNPLPAGIITADGQQQNVMVYTTSYQQIPTVQQIQFS is encoded by the exons ATGGACGGAGACAGCTCGACCACCGACGCCTCCCAGCTGGGGATCACGGGGGAGTACATGGCGTCCGGCCATTACGTCCTCCAGTCTCAGGACG ATGACGGCGAGGAGAGTCTGAACGACCACGACGACGGCGGCATCAAGGAGAACTTCAGGGAGCAGGACATCTACCTGCCCATCGCCAACGTGGCTCGCATCATGAAGAACGCCGTTCCTCAGACCGGAAAG ATCGCCAAGGACGCCAAGGAGTGCGTGCAGGAGTGCGTGAGCGAGTTCATCAGCTTCATCACGTCGGAAGCCAGCGAACGCTGCCaccaggagaagaggaagaccaTCAACGGCGAGGACATCCTGTTCGCCATGTCCACGCTGGGCTTCGACATGTACGTGGAGCCGCTGAAGCTCTACCTGCAGAAGTTTCGGGAG gccATGAAGGGGGAGAAGGGGATCCCGGGGATATCGGCTGGAGAGAGCTTGGGAGACGACCTCACAGACGATAGTTTCA CAAATCCGCTGCCAGCTGGGATCATCACGGCGGACGGGCAGCAGCAGAACGTCATGGTGTACACCACCTCGTACCAGCAG ATTCCCACCGTGCAGCAGATCCAGTTTTCATGA